In the Flavobacterium sp. 90 genome, AGTTGGGATCATTAAGTTATGCCTCGACAACTAAAACAAATGGTATTGAATCTACAGCGATGGCGATTAGCCAGACGCCGGGATCTAATGCCCGTGATGTAATTATCAATTCTAAAAAGTTGATTGAAGAAGCAGCAAAAAGCTTCCCAAAAGGAGTAAAATATACAATTCTTGTTGATGTTAACGAAAACCTTGATGCTTCTATCGGAAAGGTAATTCATACTTTAATTGAAGCTTTTATATTGGTTTTTATCGTAGTATTTATTTTCCTTCAGGATTTTAGATCGACTTTAATTCCGGCAATAGCGGTTCCGGTGGCAATTGTAGGAACGTTTTTCTTTCTGAATTTATTCGGGTTTACGATCAACTTATTAACGCTTTTTGCAATGGTTCTGGCGATTGGTATTGTCGTCGATGATGCGATTGTCGTCGTCGAGGCGGTGCATGCCAAACTGGATCACGGTTACAAATCGTCTAAGAAAGCTACAATTGATGCAATGGATGAAATTTCCGGAGCGATTATTTCGATCACACTTGTAATGGCTGCCGTATTTATTCCGGTTACTTTTATCAATGGATCTACGGGAGTTTTCTACAAACAATTTGGTATCACATTAGCGGTTGCGATTATTCTTTCGGCAATTAACGCGTTGACTTTAAGTCCGGCATTGTGTGCTTTGCTTTTAAAACCACATGCTGACGATCATAAACATAAAAGTTTTATTCAGAGATTCTATACCTCGTTTAACGTTGCATTTGATAATGTAACTGGCAGATATAAACGTTCAGTTCAATTTCTTTCTGTCAAAAAATGGATTGTGCTTGCGGCTATTGTTATTTTCAGTGGAGCATTATTTTACATGATGAAAACCACACCGTCGGCTTTCGTTCCGGCAGAAGATCAGGGAACTGTTTTTGCCAACATTAGTTTACCGCCATCGGCTTCTATGGAACGTTCTGATGTAATTGCCAAGAAAGTTGATAGTATTGCCAACACAATTCCCGGAGTTAAAAACACGCTTCGTATTGTGGGACAAAACTTTACAGCGGGAGCGGGAAGTGCTTACAGTATGGTTATTATAAAACTGGAAACCTGGGAAAAACGTGATTTGAGTGTTAATGACGTAATTGGTCAGCTTTTTGCCAAAACGAGCGGAATTCGTGAAGCAAATATTTTCTTCATTTCGCCTCCAACAATTTCAGGATTTGGACAAAGTGGTGGATTCGAATTTCAGTTGCAAGATAAAGGAGGACATACCACTCAGGAATTCTTTAAAGTTAATAATGAATTCTTAGAAAAGTTATCAAAACGTCCGGAAATACAATATGCGACAACGCCATTTAATCCTGGTTTCCCGCAATATATGATGGAAATAAATTTAGCTAAAGCTAAAGACGCAGGAGTTCCGGTAAATACGATTCTGTCCACAATGCAAGGATATTACGGAGGATTGTATGCTTCGAATTTCAATAAATTCGGAAAACAATATCGTGTTATGGTTCAGGCTTCTCCGGAATTCCGCACAAACACAGAAGGTTTGAATAAAATCTTCGTTAGAAATAGCTCAGGAACAATGGCTCCAATTACAGAGTTTGTAAAAATGACCAGAGTTTTTGGACCGGAATCTATTTCGAGATTTAACTTATTTACGTCTATTTCGATTACAGGAGCGCCAAATCCGGGATTTAGTTCTGGAGATGCCATTAAAGCAATTCAGGAAGTGGCGGCAGAAAATCTTCCGGCAGGTTATGGATATGAATTCTCAGGATTAACGCGTGAAGAATTAGCATCAGGTAGTGAAACGGTATTTATTTTCATACTGTGTCTTGTGTTTGTTTACTTCTTGTTAAGTGCACAATATGAGAGTTATATTTTGCCATTTGCAGTATTATTATCAATTCCGTTTGGATTGGCAGGAGCTTATTTGTTCTCAATTATATTCAAATTAAACAGTAATATTTACCTGCAGATTTCCTTAATCATGCTGATTGGATTGCTGGCGAAGAACGGTATTTTGATTGTTGAATTTGCCTTAGAAAGAAGGCGAAAAGGATTGCCAATCGTGCAAGCTGCAGTCGAAGGAGCCGTAGCACGTTTAAGACCAATTTTGATGACTTCGTTTGCCTTTATTTTAGGACTTGTGCCTTTGATGTTTGCTACAGGAGCTGGAGCGGTTGGAAACAAATCGATTGGTACTGGAGCTGTTGGAGGAATGTTGATCGGAACCATATTAGGAGTATTTGTTATTCCGGTATTGTTTATCATTTTCCAGACTTTACAGGAAAAAATTAGCGGTCCGGCAAAAGAGGGTTATGACGACGAAGATGATGAGGATGTACAGCTAATCGAAGCTCATAAAGAGTAATAATTTAATGAATACAAAGATGACTCATAGTTCAAATAAATATATCATGATAGTAATTGCAGTCACTCTTTTGAGTGCCTGCGTTACTAAAAAGTACGAACGCCCCACCACGATTTCGACCGATAAGTTGTATCGTGATCAGGCTTCTACAGATTCGACTACGATTGCAAGTATGCCTTGGCAAAGTGTTTTTAAAGATGAAAAACTGAATGCTTTAATTCAAAAAGGATTAGATCAGAATCTTAACTTAAAAAATGCTATTGAAAACATTGTTCAGTCACGCGCTACTTTACGTCAGGCGAAATTAGCGTATTATCCAACTCTGAATATTGATGCTAATGCAACGCACACGAAACAATCTGAAGCAGGTTTGAATTTTCCCGCAGGAATTAATATCAATACGCTGACAACGACTTACAAACTTGGTTTAAGCACGTCTTGGGAAGCTGATATTTGGGGAAAATTAAGCAGTTCAAAAAGAGCCGCTTTGGCAACTTATCTTTCTACAGATGCTGCAAAACAAGCTATTCAGACACAACTGATTTCAGATATTGCGAATAATTATTTTTTATTGTTAGCGTATGATAAACAATTAGAAATAACAAAAGCAACATTAGAAAGCCGTATCAAAAATGTTGAAGTTATAAAGGCTTTAAAAGAAGGCGCAATAGTTACCGGTGCAGCAGTTGTGCAAAGTGAAGCCAATCAGCATGCAGCCGAAGTATTGATTCCGGACTTAAAAAGAAGCATTCGCGAAACCGAAAATGCCCTTAATAT is a window encoding:
- a CDS encoding efflux RND transporter permease subunit; the encoded protein is MFKIFIQRPVLSTVISVIIVILGVLGLIELPISQYPDIAPPTVNVSASYTGANADVVLKSIVIPLEEQINGVENMTYMTSTATNDGNASIKIYFKVGTNPDLAAVNVQNRVSRATSLLPVEVTQAGVTVTKSQSSNLLIFSLYSDGNAYSQTFLQNYAKINLVPQIQRVVGVGDVTVFGANDYSMRIWLRPDVMQQYKLIPSDISAALAEQNIEAAPGKFGENGNQAFQYVIKYKGRLTSAKEFGDIIIKSVGNGQMLRLKDVAKVELGSLSYASTTKTNGIESTAMAISQTPGSNARDVIINSKKLIEEAAKSFPKGVKYTILVDVNENLDASIGKVIHTLIEAFILVFIVVFIFLQDFRSTLIPAIAVPVAIVGTFFFLNLFGFTINLLTLFAMVLAIGIVVDDAIVVVEAVHAKLDHGYKSSKKATIDAMDEISGAIISITLVMAAVFIPVTFINGSTGVFYKQFGITLAVAIILSAINALTLSPALCALLLKPHADDHKHKSFIQRFYTSFNVAFDNVTGRYKRSVQFLSVKKWIVLAAIVIFSGALFYMMKTTPSAFVPAEDQGTVFANISLPPSASMERSDVIAKKVDSIANTIPGVKNTLRIVGQNFTAGAGSAYSMVIIKLETWEKRDLSVNDVIGQLFAKTSGIREANIFFISPPTISGFGQSGGFEFQLQDKGGHTTQEFFKVNNEFLEKLSKRPEIQYATTPFNPGFPQYMMEINLAKAKDAGVPVNTILSTMQGYYGGLYASNFNKFGKQYRVMVQASPEFRTNTEGLNKIFVRNSSGTMAPITEFVKMTRVFGPESISRFNLFTSISITGAPNPGFSSGDAIKAIQEVAAENLPAGYGYEFSGLTREELASGSETVFIFILCLVFVYFLLSAQYESYILPFAVLLSIPFGLAGAYLFSIIFKLNSNIYLQISLIMLIGLLAKNGILIVEFALERRRKGLPIVQAAVEGAVARLRPILMTSFAFILGLVPLMFATGAGAVGNKSIGTGAVGGMLIGTILGVFVIPVLFIIFQTLQEKISGPAKEGYDDEDDEDVQLIEAHKE
- a CDS encoding efflux transporter outer membrane subunit, with amino-acid sequence MTHSSNKYIMIVIAVTLLSACVTKKYERPTTISTDKLYRDQASTDSTTIASMPWQSVFKDEKLNALIQKGLDQNLNLKNAIENIVQSRATLRQAKLAYYPTLNIDANATHTKQSEAGLNFPAGININTLTTTYKLGLSTSWEADIWGKLSSSKRAALATYLSTDAAKQAIQTQLISDIANNYFLLLAYDKQLEITKATLESRIKNVEVIKALKEGAIVTGAAVVQSEANQHAAEVLIPDLKRSIRETENALNILLGQGPGTIDRGTLGNQIIPEKIDIGVPAQLLENRPDVRQAEFNFRTAFENTNMAKTYFYPSLTLTASGGFSNLQLTDFFSNSVFYSLIGGLTQPLFNQGLNKARLTTAQSKQVQALNNFQQSLLVAGQEVSNALYAYEMAVEKEDSREKQIEALEKAVDFTQQLLEYSSATNYTDVLTSEQNLLAAQLSGINDNLQKLQAVVDLYRALGGGWK